CGAATAGAAACTAATAGGTATTCTATGTTGGTTTTCCATGTGAGTGATTTACTTTCCTCAACTAAGGACTATTTTCTATTGAGAATggatttacacatctttttggaggtttataatgcttgcaggttcatattcgcagctgaactgatttgttggattgatccccaacttttcagactttatatatatgctttgcaaggatacaaagattatgctttatgggagtcaacccatacgattttgcttcatgggagtcaacccatcagatttgttttctttcctctatcttttatttgtttgcttgaatttcccatcttaatttctatgttggatgactcaattacattgaggacaatgtaatgtttaagtgtgggggagtggcactttcgttaggaattttgattaaaaattttttgaatgaatgaccagctgtttagcaggtctacaaaaaaaaaaaaagattatcagctgtgtagcgggtcttaaaaaaaataaaaaattattatatgattttcagggttatgaccagctgtttagcgggtcttttgtatgatattttctatgaccagctgtgtagcgggtcttggtatggtatttcaaattttcagtttattaccagctgtgtagcgggtttaactctctcttatgatatgaccagctgtgtagcgggtcagttctttgttttgctcgaggactagcaaaatataagtgtggggctgttgataagcatgtaaatgctacattttatacccatatttatattagctaagactcgatattttggctaataacactattttGGTGCTTTTGTATAAAGTACAAGGAAATAGCTTCAGAAAGATAAACAGCTCAATAAAAAGCTAAATGGCAGTTGCAACCAAAGAAACTAAAGCTGGTGCTCTCATGGCACTATGAGACAACTTATGCACTTGTGGGCTGCCAAGTCCATAAATCATGTTGGCTATCTTACCATTTCACGTGCAGAGAAACATGGCATGAAACAAAAGAATTTTGCTTTGTTTGCCAAGCATTTGAGTCCATTAGGATTTAATAAATAAGTGGATGTGGCTTCATTATCACCACGTGTTGTCAGTATGTAAAAGAGCATGTAAGTCTTCTCTTTATCAGATTGAAAAGGGATTCTCATTTCTTAAAAAGGAAATGGAGTTCGAGACGGTTTGAAGCATCCGCTGTTACATTTTGCGAGATTGAAACTTCAGTGATTCATCCATGACGTGTATTGGTAGTACTAGAGAAAAATCAAGCGGCAGCAGCTTATTGTGGAGAGTGGGTAATGGCCTGAAGTTGGAAACGGTCTCGCAACTGATTGGTGTTGGTTGTCACTGCAGTCTATAATATCTCGATTGCATAGAAAAACGATGGCAGTGACGAGTTTAATAGGAGCAGCAAAGCAATGAAGAAGATGTGTTTGTGCTCGAAGAGAGTTGGTCTCAAACAGAAACGGTCTGTTGCAGGCAGTAGAGGTGGATCTCATTGTCAATGGAGTGGGGGTTCGCTGGATGAATGATTGAAGTGATTCTGGTCGGGAAAGATTGGCAGTGGTGGTTATCTTCAAATACTTCGTGGCAATGACGCAGCTTTTTTCATTTTGATAGGAAGAGAAGATTTTATTGAGAAAAGAAGAATGTACAAGATACTACCAGTGGTagtaagaaaaaacaattaagtaAATACAATGTTCCAGTTTTTTACAGTGTAAGCAAAGTTTACATGAACCTTGTTACCAAAAGCCGTTGCCCAAGTGAGAACTAGTGTTTTTGCATCACTGCATAATTCCTCATCTAGCTTGTAGGTGTAGTTTTCTTCAAAAACTCTGCAGTTTCTTTCCCTCCATAGAACCCATACGACAGCAGCAGGGATAAGTTTCCATACCACCTTAGCATTGCCAGAGAATGGAGTATTGTACCATGTACTTTCCAGATTAAAGAAAGAATCTGGAAAGAACCATGCCCAACTTTCAGAAGGAGTTATAGAGGACCAAACCTTATGAGAAACTTTACAGTGAAGTAAAATATGATCTTTGGATTTTGTACTGTCTCCATATAAGCTGCAAGAACTGTCAATATCCACTATTGCAATCTGTCTTGAGATTTTAATCTTCCATGGACAGCACaccataataaaaaaattaacctTAGGAGGTATTCCATGTACCCACACAAAATCATAAGGAAAATTAGCTACTCCATCTTCTCTAATCACCTTTGAATATAAAGATTTAACTGAAAAGGTTTCATCTGAATTCAGAGGCCATCTCGTAACATCCGGAAGAGTATCCAGGATTGGAGGAGTTGAGTCAATAACCTGTAGAAGAGCGGCTAAAGAATCAACTTCATCATTTGTTAGAGttctcttgaaatcaaatttccaAGAGTTATCCGAAGTGATATGATCAGCTAAGCTTGCATTTTTAAGTTTATCCAACTTATACAGATTGCTGAAAGAGTCCATAAGACATAATTCCCCTCTCCATATGTCATGCCAAAAAGAAGTGTTCTCTCCTGAATGAATGCTGAGAGAATAGTTTGCCGTGATAAGAGCACCAGCTTCAACAATGGTCCTCCAACATGAAACTCCATGGGCTGAGTAAACTTTTTCTGGGGTCCAAGATGAAAAAGAGCAACCATATTTTTCTGCAATTAGTTTATACCATAAATGTGATTTTTCACTCCCAAATCTCCAACACCATTTGGCAAGAAGAGCTTGATTCATTACCCTGAGATTAAGAACTCCTAAACCACCTCTCTCTTTTGAAGCGATCACTAATTTACAATTAATCACTTACTTCAAGAATAATTATGTTCCCATAGAAAATTCCTCATTTTCTTATCCAAAATATTTATTATTGAAATATGGGTTTTGAATAAAGAAAAGTAATACATTGGAAGAGAGCTTAAAATGTGTTTCAGGAGAGCCAATTTACCTCCTTTTGAAAGTGAAATCTGATTCCAAAAAGAAAGCCTTGCATCAACTCTTTCAAGAATGGGAGTCCAAATAAATTTGCAGTTAGCTTTAGCCCCCAGGGGCATACCCAGATACATCAAAGGAAGATTGTCTGTTTTGCATCCAAAAGCAGTTGCCCATTCCTTGTCCGTATGTAATGATTGGGTGAGCTGCCTAGTTGGTGATGATTGGAAGATGGCAGTATCTGTTCGAAGGAGATGGAGCTGGCGAGAGAAGGTTGTTGGCTGGTTTTGTACGGGACCGTTCCCATCGAATCAGTTAATGGAGGTGATGCCCAACGAGTCGGAAATGAAACTGGTTTTTACCGTGATCAGTCTGGGAAGGAGCTCGGTGTGGTTAATCTGATATTAGGGTTGGTCGAACACTTTGTTAAGTTGTGGACTACTGGACTGGGCCTTTGGAAGGATTTTCTAGGTCTTATTTTAAGGCTCTTGGCAACACTATAAAAGCGAACAGAGACTACAGAAGAAGGGGAGGCCGGCTGGAGTTCTTTTTCGGAGGCCGTTTTGGAGACGAAGAGGGAGGCGCTGCCACAATGCCGAGAAGAAGAACTGGGTTTGAGTTTGCATTTTCGTGGTCAACTAGCTAGTGATTTTCTttcatatgtttatggcttttgagaaagccatgttttGCTAGATTCATATAACTAGGGTTCATGATTGAAACCACTTTGGGGTACTAGACTACTTTTAATTAAATTGAATTATCAAGTAATAggccattatgatttgaattgattaatctttgaatattgtttatttgattgattgaaaaaCGAGTTGTTGCATTGCCGGTTCTAGAAACCTTTGTGCGTAATTGGTAGTCTTACAAATATTTTTGGTTTCATTGTTTGACAGTCCAtacttgggttaaatcctttgatgggttatgcttagaatagtCAAATAATATTTGTGAATTAATATTTAATTTCGTATATTTTTCTCGCTGATGCaacttgatggtgcatgcttggatttattcttttgatgcgctatgcttagggtataccagtgacaTTTGCGACTCTatgcttataataggtgatgtcaatagaacgaaagataaacatattttcataattatgtttcatttcagtaattgaatagaagtgGTGGTGGATGTCTTAAAACCCTGGTTACCTAGTTTTTCATTGAATTTATTTTATTAGCCTAGTTTTCTtatttcgttttcaattataaaaattccaaaaacatcatttctggttagttttattagagatattggttaCATTATTTCCAcctctcctcgtgggaacgacccgtacttgcctttgtctacattgtagacaccgtgcgattgcggttatcacatgTAGGTATCTCCAGATCCTATCAATAGACTCAAATAAATCAGAATACTTTGCAGACATTAGATGAGTTTAAAACTAGCATAGGACGTATTGAATCACGTCTCAATGTTAGGGAGAAAGGGACATTGCCTGCCCAAACTCAACCTAACCCGAAAGGCCAGTATGAAGCTAATATTTAACAAGCTAAGGTTGTTACAACACTTAGAAATGGTAAGGTGATAGAGACTTCAATGAAGGTAAACGAACCTGAGAAGTCTCCAAAACCCAAGGGTGGTGACTGTCACAGTGAAACTGAAAATGAAAATTCTGATGTTGATAAGAAAATGCATGCTCCATTTCCTCATCGTTTGTTGTCTACTAAACTACCAACTGATAATAAGGATATTCTTGATGTTTTGCAGCAGGTGAAAGTTAACATTCCTCTCTCGAGTGTGATTAAGCAAATTCCAGCTTACGCCAAGTTCATAAAGGATCTTTGCACTGTTAAAAGGAAGTATAATGTGCAGAAAAAGGCATTCCTCACGGAACAAGTAAGTGCTATTCTTAAACACGACACTCCTCCCAAATATAAAGATCCGGGATGCCCTACTATTTCTTGTATAATGGGGAATTTTTCGTGATCAAACAAGCACTTTTGGATTTGGGAGCTAGTGTAAACCTCCTACCGTTCTCGTTGTATGAGCAGTTGGGCTTAGGTGAATTAAAACCCACCTCAGTCACTCTACAACTTGCGGACAGATCGGTTAAAGTACCGAGAGGGGTAATTGAGGATGTGTTAGTTAAAATCGATAAATTTTACAATCCGGTGGATTTTATTGTTTTGGATACTCAACCTGTGGTTAATGCTAGTAATGAAATACCTATCATTTTAGGTCGCCCTTTCCTTGCAACTGCCAATGCTTTGATTAATTGTCGAAACGGTATAATGAATCTTTCGTTTGGTAACATGACCGTTAAATTAAACATCTTTGATGCATGTAAATACCCAAGTGGTTATGATGATATTCATGAGGTTAGTATGATTGAAACAATTGTGCAGGAAAATTTATCTCATCTAGAAGCTAGGGATGCATTAGAATCCAGTCTTCTTAACCTTTTGGATTTCGATGAGGATGGATCCATTGAAGAAGTAAATTCGTTATTGGATTCATCCCCATTACTGGATACAAATAAGTGGCGGTCTAGATTTGAATCACTTCCAATCAGTGAGACCAAGCCACTACCCTCATCCATAGAATTCCCAAAGCTTGACCTTAAGCCACTTCCTAGTGACCTGAAATATGCTTTTTTGGGTCAAAATGAAACATTTCCAGTAATCATATCAGCTGAACTTAATGAAGAGCAGGAAGCGATGCTTTCGGATGTTCTTAGGAAGCACAGAAGTGCCATAGGATGGACTATTGCAGACCTGAAAGGAATTGACCCTAGTATTTGTACGCATAAGATTAACTTGGAAGAGAATGCAACACCTTGTCGACAAGGTCAGCTTACGTTGAATCCTCACATGAAAGATGTTATTAAAGATGAaattcttaagctattagatgtaGGTATGATCTATCCTATTTCTGATAGTGAACGGGTCAGTCCAACCGAAGTAGTTcctaagaaatctggtattacagttgttgagaatgaaaataataaaatgatcCCAACTAGAAAGGTCACTGGTTGGCGTGTTTGCATTGATTATCGCAAGTTGAATTCTGTTAGTAGGAAAGATCATTTTCCTTTGTCGTTTATTGATGAAATTCTTGAGAGACTTGTAGGTCATAAGTTCTATTGCTTTCTCGACAGATACTCGGGCTATAATCAAGTGGAGATTGCTcgagaagatcaggaaaaaacaacTTTTACATGCCCATATGGGACCTTTGCTTACAAACTAATTCCCTTTGGGTTATGCAATGCACCAGTGACGTTCCAACGTCTCAGGCTAAGTATTTTTTTCTGATATGGTCGGTAAGAATATGGAAGTATTTATAGATGATTTTTCAATCTTTGGTGATAGTTTTACTGATTGCTTGCATCACTTAGAATTAGCTCTGATTCGTTGCACTGAAACAAatcttgttctcaactgggaaaaGTGTAACTTTATGGTTTCTAGAGGAAATGTGTTAGGTCAtgttgtttcatctcagggactTGAGGTAGATAAAGCTAAAACCGACCTGATTTCACATTTGGCAGACCCAAAGAATATTAAGGAAATAAGGTCTTTTCTTGGACATGCGGGATTTTACCGAAGGTTCGTTAAGGACTTTAGTAAAATCTCCAGGCCCCTGTGCAatcttttatcaaaagacaaagacTTTGTGTTTGATGAAGAGTGCAAAATAGCTTTTGAAAAGGCCTTATTGACTACAGCTCCAATCATTCAACCCCCTAATTGGTTGTTGCCGTTTGAGATAATGTGTGATGCTAGAGACTTTGCGATTGGAGTTGTTTGAGGACAGAGAGTTCAAAAGTTACCATGTGTTATTTATTATGCAAGCCGTACTTTAAATGACGCACAATGTAACTATTCCACTACggaaaaagagtttttatctGTTGTGTTTGCTTTGGATAAGTTCAGGTCATATCTAGTCGGATCTAAAGTTATTGTGTACACCGACCATGCTGCTCTTAAGCATCTTTTGTCAAATAAAGATGTGAAACCTAGAATGATTAGGTGGATTCTTCTTTTGCAAGAGTTCAATCTCGAAATCAGAGATAAGAAAGGATTTGAGAATGTGGTGGCTGATCATCTATTTAGGATAGTATTTGAGTCGTCTTTTCAAAGTGATGTGGTCGAaacttttcctgatgaacaattatttAGTGTGTCACTAACACCTTGGTATGCAGACATTGCAAACTATCTTGTTATAGATGACATTCCAGCTCATTGGACTCAACAAGACAAAACAAAGTTCTTTTCTGAAGTGCAAAATTTTCTGTGGGACGATCCGTTTCTGTTTAAAGTCTGTCTGGATCATCTGATTTGAAGGTGTGTACCAGAGTTTGGACACCAAAGCATCTTGAATTTCAGTCATTCTAGTGCATGTGGAGGACATTTCTCAGGTAAGAAAACTGCCCTGAAAATTCTGCAATGTGGTTTTTACTGGCCGACTCTTTTCAAAGATGCATACTTGTTTTGCAAAGCATGTGAAAAATGCCAAAAGGTAGGAAGAAATTCTCGACGAGATATGATGCCATTAAATCCTATTTTGATTGTCGAaaatttttgatgtatggggcatAGATTTTATGGGCCCATTTCATTCTTCTTATGGTTATCAGTATATATTGGTTGTTGTTGACTATGTATCTAAATGGATAGAAGTTGTTGCTTGCAGGGATAATGATAGTAGGGTTGTTACTAAGTTTCTGAAAGAGAACATTTTGTCTCGATTTGGCACCCCTAGGGCTATTATTAGTGATAGAGGTACTCATTTTTGTAACAAATCCTTTGAAAATCTAATGAAATCATATGGCATTACTCATAAAATAGCTACATCATATCATCCTCAAATGAGTGGTCAAGTAGAAGTTTCCAACAGAGAGATAAAAGCCATATTGCATAAGACTGTAAACCCAAATCTCAAGGATTGGTCACTACGACTTATTGATGCGTTGTGGGCTTATAGAAAAGCTTTTAAAACTCCATTAGGAATGTCTCCTTATAGGCTTGTATCCGGAAAAGCATGTCATCTACCTGTAGAGTTAGAACACGAAGCTTATTGGGCAATCAAAAAGCTTAATTTTGACCTAGATAAGGCTGGTGAACGAAGGAAATTGCAGCTAAATGAGATCGAAGAAATCAGAAATGAGGCTTATAATACTTCCATGAACTATaaatctaaaattaaaatatttcatAATAAGCATATTATTAGGAAAACATTTGAACGTTTAGATAAAGTTATTCTTTATGATTCTCGATTACATTTATTTCCTGGCAAGCTTAAATCTCGATGGACGGGTCCATTTATTGTTAAGAATGTCTTTCCTTATGGTACTGTTGAGATTGAAAATCCAAATAATGGCAATATTTTTAAGGTGAATGGGCAGAGGTTGAAGCCATTTTTGGAACTTGTGAATCTAGAAGTCGATACCACGACTTTGGAGGATCCTTCTTATGTTTGATTGGCTatgttttgcagatgtctggccGGAGACATAAAATTCAGCGCTTTAGGGAGACAACCCTCTTCTGATGTGTTTGTTGGTATCATAGCTGGAAGCCCTCACGAGACAGACTCGTCCTCTTGTGCGAGCttgaggtttaaaggcttgttgcatgggATAAATGCAACCGAACTGACCTGCGACAGTGGTAAAATAatgtagttttgttttattttctttcttttctttatcaTGAATAATATGTTTGTGCTGGCTGATTACCCCTTTCCACTTATTGAACTGTTTTTAACCACTgccacattgaggacaatgtagaaATTAGGTTGGAGGTGGGGTAAATTAAATCCATGCTTTTATGATTCTCTGTCTGCATATTCAGGTTTCATTGTTTCATTGTTTGCTTGTACTTTTtaatccaaaataaaataaaatgaaatgaaatgaaaaaatgaaatgaaaattttacaTGATAAAATCAGTTGTTTAGCGATCTTTCTacaccactgtttagtggttttgtctagctgtttagcggaCATTTCTAATCCAGTTGTTTAGCGGATTCGTCTAGTTGTTTAGCAGACACCCTtaatccagctgtgtagcggattcgtctagctgtttagcagacatttctcAACCATTGTTTAGTGGttccgtctagctgtttagcagacgtatctccatatccagctgtgtagcggatatacttttttcttgttttgctcaggactatcaaaatgtaagtgtgggggagtttgataagcacgtaagtgcgacatttttatacccacatttatactagctaggtctcGATATTTGGCTAATAATGTTGTTTTAAGTTATTTACAGGAATTACAAATGAAACCCGTTCACCCGGAAAATAAATGGGTAAACGATGAGATGAATGGCGTTTGCGACAACAAAGCTCAAGGCAACAAAAGAGGCCGGGCCTGTGGTGGTCTGCCTTGTACACCCACATGGCAGCTCTTCCACCACATTCTTTTTGTGTTATTATTACAACCATTTTCAACGGCGAGAGATCGAGATTCAGTGAGAAAGAGCCAGGAGATGCAGGTGCTAATTATTTCGAACTCCTACAGTTTCAACGAGAGTGGATATGTGGAGTTTTGGGGTCGAGATTCAAGCCAATCATTTCGTTTTTTTTTCAAACAACATCGATTGAATCTGGGGGTTTATTCCATGAGTTCGATTGACGGATTCTGGGGGTTTGTTTGGTGTCAGTTTCAGTGTAATTGAGATATGGAATTGGGCATAAGTGAAGCGTTTCATGGCATGAACGGAGAGTTTATAGAGTGGTATTGAATGGCAGTTTGGTATTGCTGCTGGTTTACATTTCATATGGGATTTTGTGAGGTTCTGATTATAGCTTGAAATGGGTTTGATTTGGGAATTTTGTGTAGAACAGGGATGAAGGCGTGAGATGAATATCGTTGTGAAATTGAAGATAGCAACCGGTGATGATTTAGTTTGGTGTTGGATCGGGACTCAAGTTCAGTTGATGAGAGAAGAATTTAGATGGGGTCTTGATGTAAACTGAGATTGGTTTTGTTTAGCTGGATTGGGTATGTATCATGGAATGGAAGATGGGTTTTGACCTAATTTCGGTGTTAATCCATCTGTGTGAAGTATTGCTCGAGCCATACAATTGAAGAAGAACTGTTGGAGCAATTTCCAGTGTTAACAACAACAGATTTGGGGGTTTAGTGTGGCAGTGATAAAGCAAGGATTTCTGGTGGTGGTTGTTAAGACATGAAGAGAGTACTGCAGTTGTAGTTTGTCGTGACAGGTCTCAGATGTTAATCTTTCCAGATTTTTAGCAACATATAGAAATTGGGGTTCGTTAGTATGGTATGAAATGTTGAGTTGTTGTGCTCGGTGGGTGAACTGGTTGCAACCGGATTTGTGGCCTGAGATTGGAAGTCATGGTATGTGCTTGGATCGGGTTTCAACTAGGATTTTGTTTGGTCCATTGTGGAGTCTCCCCAACACCTATGAtatgatttttaattgttgttgtagtaaaagattcgaactctaagacttgtgaggattaaatttaaagatttaatgaaaataataaagtaagggttactgggactaggattccaccgaattcatatcataaggctcaatcaTTCATTATCAACAATTAACGCTCAAtaaaaacaacatcgactcttattctgccaaggtagattctcaaaatattagttataaatcgtaaacatgggacatcaaacatttatgcaagcatgacccatcaaataaaatgataactaattaatcaaaatcataattctattttaattagtgcaaaagtcatatagagaataaaataaattcacccatgtatgaaattcggattcatccgtcgacccagtgtaggggtttaactcctcatattgtaggcacgctcaaaattcatttttattgctcaaaagtgcttacaagatgTGAAGAGATAAGAAAACTGAGTTTCGCAACCTGTAAAGCTGTTACAAAACTGTTAACCaatgaaaattacagaaaactattgtttttgtctgtcgcagaaaactgtcgttccTGGTGGAAATAGTGACAGTTTTAAACGACAGACTACAAGCgtagtctgttcttcttcttcttcttcttttctgcagcaACAGAAAAATATGCTCTGCAAACCTCTATTCTTCTCCCCAGTCACTCGATGATACCTCTATCATATCCCAGCATCCTTTATATAGTTACAGTACCTTCAAATATACGCCATCAATTCGAATAATCCTCTATCAATGATTTTTATTCTCCACTGAAGTTCACGGGGAATAATTACCATTCTGAATTCTTTCACGCGTCTGTTGTATACTGATCCACTCTAACACGTTGGCAACACAATCTGGATTGATTCAAACTCTTTGTAGCACACGCCACCTTCCAAAAATACAACCATAATCCCGAGATATCCTCAACACACTTGCCTCTCCCAGTTTTTCTTAAACTCGACGGGAATCTTCTTGTTTTGTGTTTTCAAAATATTTACTGTTCCTGTTTCGTAGAAACAGATTGGTACTAATCCAAAGTCGCAAGAAAATCTCGCCAAATATCTCCTAAAATCAATACAGCAAATATCGTATCCTTAACCAATTATTCGTTCCCTGTTTGACTTCAAGTTCATGTTGCGGCTCAATTTCTTCGATGATGATGGACTTACCGTCCCTGTTTAGCTGCAACAGGCCCAATCCAATCGATTGTATCAGTTGAATCTTCATAAAAATCCTCCAGATCCAAAACATGGATAATCGAGTTTTAAAAGCTGCACTGCCCTGTTTTTCTTCCACACGATATTCCAGCCAAATTCAATTGATTATAAAgatcataccacgcctgttaatcTGATTTAAGTCATCCCTaacagtttcagccattgaatcacctTAGAACACGCCCAAAcgatgaaccctaattctgctgccattttcccgcctaaactgaaatttgaattgttgaagatgaagtgccctgatccaaaacacgAGCGCCTTTAACAACTGGATGCCTGGGGGTGCCCTTTTCCGAAATGAGGATGTCTTAAGTACTTTTTCTGggggtccaaaaaccacttttcgagcaactttttccataagagtttatttgccaaaaataccttcaaacaagtttattagtgataaaatgagtcccagctaatgtatttatgggtgaaaatgtgtcttactttcgtgctcatcaaattcccccacacttacatttttctagtcctcgagcaaaacagaaaattgacccgctacacagctggtcatataataagagagagagagagacccgctacacagctggtcataataataaaaaaaaattgtttttattttttaaacccgctacacagctggtcataaaataagataaagagaaagagacccgctacacagccggtcataaccctaacaatcataaaaaaacaaacaaatttcagacccgctacacagctggtcataacatacTAGACAAAAAGAAAAgactcgctacacagctggtcataaccctaacaataataataatattttattttttttagacccgctcaaAATCTTGTCATAATATACCTACAAACttacaatagacccgctcaacagttgATCATGATTTTCAAGGAAAGTCCTGAAACAGTAAAGTAAAAAAGTTAACCGCTCCCCCATACTTAAAcgctacattgtcctcaatgtaattgagtcatccaacgtaaaaattaagatgggaaattcataaagtaaacgaaaatataaaaaataaaaataaataaaatacctactggaatgta
This window of the Papaver somniferum cultivar HN1 unplaced genomic scaffold, ASM357369v1 unplaced-scaffold_65, whole genome shotgun sequence genome carries:
- the LOC113343658 gene encoding uncharacterized protein LOC113343658, with amino-acid sequence MNQALLAKWCWRFGSEKSHLWYKLIAEKYGCSFSSWTPEKVYSAHGVSCWRTIVEAGALITANYSLSIHSGENTSFWHDIWRGELCLMDSFSNLYKLDKLKNASLADHITSDNSWKFDFKRTLTNDEVDSLAALLQVIDSTPPILDTLPDVTRWPLNSDETFSVKSLYSKVIREDGVANFPYDFVWVHGIPPKVNFFIMVCCPWKIKISRQIAIVDIDSSCSLYGDSTKSKDHILLHCKVSHKVWSSITPSESWAWFFPDSFFNLESTWYNTPFSGNAKVVWKLIPAAVVWVLWRERNCRVFEENYTYKLDEELCSDAKTLVLTWATAFGNKVHVNFAYTVKNWNIVFT